A section of the Mycolicibacterium anyangense genome encodes:
- a CDS encoding MCE family protein produces MHLNRRMLIQLATFCAIALIAIAVMSLQFLKLPAKLFGIGRYTVTVELPESGGLYGTGNVTYRGVEVGRVQTVKLTDTGVRAVLSLKSGIDIPSDLKAEVHSQSAIGEQYVNLIPRNGSSRPLKDGDIIPISDTSVPPDINSLLDAANTGLQAIPRENLKTAIDEAYTAVGGLGPQLSEIVKGSTTLAIDARKNLDPLISLIDNSKPVLDSQSQSAQAIRAWAAHLATVTSDLQSHNDAVSGFIGQQGIVVTSEEARRLVERLKPTLPVLAANLASVGQVGIDYQNSIEQLLVTLPQAVASGQGTFLANANTKQAYKGEYLSFNLNVNLPPACTTGFLPAQQARDASLTDYPDRAPGDLYCRTPQDSPFNVRGARNIPCETRPGKRAPTVKLCESDEQYVPLNDGYNWKGDPNATLSGQDIPQLAPASAAPLPDAPNTALPATQTDKTWQSMLLPPGS; encoded by the coding sequence GTGCATTTGAACAGACGAATGTTGATCCAGCTCGCGACCTTCTGCGCCATCGCGCTGATCGCGATCGCAGTGATGAGCCTGCAGTTCCTGAAGCTCCCGGCCAAATTGTTCGGGATCGGACGCTACACCGTGACCGTGGAGTTACCCGAGAGCGGTGGACTCTACGGAACAGGCAACGTGACCTACCGCGGTGTCGAAGTGGGAAGGGTCCAGACGGTAAAGCTCACCGATACCGGTGTCCGCGCCGTCCTGTCACTGAAGTCGGGTATCGATATTCCGTCGGATCTCAAGGCAGAGGTGCACAGTCAGTCAGCCATCGGTGAGCAGTACGTCAATCTGATTCCCCGCAACGGGTCCTCACGGCCCCTCAAAGATGGCGACATCATTCCGATTTCCGATACCTCGGTGCCTCCAGACATCAATTCATTACTCGATGCGGCGAACACCGGTCTGCAGGCCATCCCTCGGGAAAACCTCAAGACAGCGATCGACGAGGCCTACACCGCAGTCGGCGGCCTCGGTCCACAGCTCTCCGAAATCGTCAAAGGATCAACAACGTTGGCGATCGATGCACGCAAGAACCTCGACCCGTTGATCAGCCTCATCGACAACTCGAAACCAGTACTGGACTCGCAAAGTCAGTCGGCGCAGGCAATCCGAGCGTGGGCGGCGCACCTGGCCACAGTCACCAGCGACCTGCAAAGCCACAATGACGCAGTCTCGGGCTTCATCGGTCAGCAAGGAATCGTCGTCACCTCCGAGGAAGCCCGTCGACTGGTGGAGCGACTCAAACCCACATTGCCCGTCCTGGCGGCCAATCTCGCCAGCGTGGGTCAAGTGGGTATCGACTATCAGAACAGTATCGAGCAATTGCTCGTGACGCTTCCCCAGGCAGTCGCATCCGGTCAAGGCACCTTCCTCGCCAACGCGAACACCAAGCAGGCCTATAAGGGCGAATATCTCTCCTTCAACCTCAACGTGAACCTCCCACCGGCCTGCACGACGGGATTCCTTCCTGCCCAGCAAGCCAGGGACGCGAGTCTGACCGACTATCCCGACCGGGCACCGGGGGACCTGTACTGCCGCACCCCGCAGGACTCACCGTTCAATGTCCGCGGGGCACGCAACATCCCATGCGAGACCCGGCCAGGCAAGCGCGCCCCCACGGTCAAGCTCTGCGAGAGCGACGAACAGTACGTGCCCCTGAACGACGGCTACAACTGGAAAGGCGACCCGAATGCGACGCTGTCGGGACAGGACATCCCGCAGCTCGCACCGGCGTCCGCCGCACCCCTTCCCGACGCACCGAATACTGCTCTGCCCGCCACCCAGACAGACAAGACGTGGCAATCGATGTTGTTGCCACCCGGCTCCTGA
- a CDS encoding MCE family protein — MEPRPGEQRLHDRWWALILVIAIGVFFFVTSTAFAGTFRSYVPVTLTADRSGLVMENGAKVKMRGVQVGRVSQITGGDGPSSLRLEIDPDQIQYIPANVGAQIRATTAFGAKFVDLVYPTNPSPQRLAAGAVLKSDNVTTEVNTVFQNVVNLLNMIDPAKLNAVLTAVAEGVRGMGPQIGQATTDLDQVLKALNERSDTIRADWRSFKDFNDTYAAAAPDIVTILNAGSTISDTIANQASSLDALLLNTVGFSHSARELLESSEDPLVRAVNLLEPTTNLLLKYNPVYTCWLQGAYWTLTTGGAYDAWGGKDGKSANFDVALLPGNDPYQYPDNLPIVAAKGGPGGKPSCGSLPDATKNFPVRQLVTNTGWGTGLDIRPNPGLGHPCWGNWFPATRAVPEPPSIRQCLPGPAPGPDMGPGMPPYGAAWYGPGGVPLWPGVPPAPAPTPPPAPPAGTPPTP; from the coding sequence GTGGAACCCAGACCTGGCGAACAACGCCTGCACGACCGCTGGTGGGCTCTTATTCTGGTCATTGCTATTGGTGTCTTCTTTTTCGTTACCTCAACGGCATTCGCCGGAACCTTCAGGTCCTACGTTCCGGTCACCCTGACCGCGGATCGTTCCGGCCTGGTGATGGAGAACGGCGCGAAGGTCAAGATGCGCGGCGTCCAGGTGGGACGGGTCAGCCAGATCACCGGTGGCGACGGTCCTTCCTCGCTCCGACTCGAGATCGACCCCGACCAGATTCAGTACATTCCGGCCAACGTCGGAGCACAGATCCGGGCCACGACTGCCTTCGGCGCCAAGTTCGTCGACCTGGTGTACCCGACGAACCCCAGCCCCCAACGACTTGCCGCGGGCGCGGTTCTGAAGTCTGACAACGTCACCACAGAGGTCAATACGGTCTTCCAGAACGTCGTCAATTTGCTGAACATGATCGACCCGGCCAAGCTGAATGCCGTCTTGACCGCCGTCGCCGAAGGGGTTCGCGGGATGGGACCTCAAATAGGCCAGGCGACAACCGATCTCGACCAAGTTCTCAAGGCGCTCAATGAGCGTAGCGACACCATTAGGGCCGATTGGCGATCATTCAAGGACTTCAACGACACCTACGCCGCGGCAGCACCCGACATCGTGACAATCCTCAACGCCGGCAGCACCATCAGCGACACCATCGCCAACCAGGCTTCCTCGCTAGACGCGCTGCTGCTCAACACGGTTGGCTTCTCCCACTCGGCACGCGAATTGTTGGAGAGCAGCGAGGATCCGTTGGTGCGCGCAGTCAATCTGCTCGAGCCCACCACGAACCTCCTCTTGAAATACAACCCGGTCTACACCTGCTGGCTGCAGGGGGCGTACTGGACGTTGACCACCGGCGGTGCCTACGACGCGTGGGGTGGCAAGGACGGCAAGTCAGCTAATTTCGACGTCGCTCTCCTACCCGGCAACGACCCCTACCAGTACCCGGACAACCTGCCGATCGTTGCTGCCAAGGGTGGTCCGGGCGGCAAGCCCAGCTGTGGGTCGTTGCCGGACGCAACCAAGAACTTCCCGGTTCGCCAGCTGGTCACAAATACCGGGTGGGGCACAGGACTCGATATCCGGCCCAATCCCGGCCTGGGGCACCCGTGCTGGGGCAACTGGTTCCCCGCCACACGGGCCGTGCCGGAACCGCCCAGCATCCGACAGTGCCTTCCGGGTCCGGCCCCTGGCCCCGATATGGGGCCGGGAATGCCACCTTACGGCGCCGCGTGGTACGGCCCCGGCGGGGTCCCACTATGGCCGGGCGTTCCACCCGCTCCCGCCCCGACGCCGCCACCCGCGCCGCCGGCCGGAACGCCCCCGACACCGTGA
- a CDS encoding MaoC family dehydratase: MKVIASIDDALALAGAELGVSDWLLVDQDRIDTFAEATGDHQWIHVDQVRARAESPYGATIAHGLLTLSLIPALSKQCFVVDKAKMGINYGLNKVRFVAPVPVGSRLRVRCRLVEVLPTEDGVTTVNLTVQHTVEIDGADKPAAVAEMIGRYVF, translated from the coding sequence ATGAAAGTGATCGCGTCGATCGACGATGCGCTGGCGTTGGCCGGTGCCGAGCTGGGGGTCAGCGACTGGCTCCTGGTCGACCAGGACCGAATTGACACGTTTGCCGAAGCAACGGGCGACCACCAATGGATCCACGTCGACCAGGTCCGGGCACGCGCTGAAAGCCCCTACGGCGCCACGATCGCGCATGGCCTGCTGACTTTGTCTCTGATCCCTGCTCTGAGCAAGCAGTGCTTCGTCGTTGACAAGGCCAAGATGGGCATCAACTACGGATTGAACAAGGTGCGCTTCGTGGCGCCGGTGCCGGTGGGCTCACGTCTGCGGGTGCGGTGCCGGCTCGTCGAGGTGTTACCGACCGAAGACGGTGTCACCACAGTCAATCTCACGGTGCAACACACCGTCGAGATCGACGGTGCCGACAAGCCCGCCGCCGTCGCGGAGATGATCGGGCGTTACGTCTTCTGA
- a CDS encoding MlaE family ABC transporter permease, which translates to MSLDTLVLMFRPPFAWQEYLLQTWFVARVSVLPALMLTLPYSVLLVFTFNILLGEFGAADFSGTGAAIGTVNQIGPIVTVLVVSGAGATAMCADLGARTIREELDALKVMGINPIQALVVPRVLAATTVALALSATVILTGLAGAYIFCVYIQHVSPGAFASGMTLLTGLGDVVVSLTKATLFGLAAGLIACYKGVSVGGGPAGVGNAVNETVVFTFMVLFAINVIVTAVGIQFTV; encoded by the coding sequence ATGTCCCTGGACACGCTCGTATTGATGTTCCGGCCGCCGTTCGCCTGGCAGGAGTATCTCCTGCAAACCTGGTTCGTCGCACGCGTCTCGGTACTACCCGCCTTGATGTTGACGCTGCCCTACTCCGTCCTGCTGGTGTTCACATTCAACATCCTGCTCGGCGAGTTCGGCGCGGCCGACTTCTCCGGCACCGGGGCAGCGATCGGCACGGTGAACCAGATCGGCCCCATCGTCACCGTCCTCGTGGTCTCCGGGGCAGGGGCGACAGCGATGTGCGCCGATCTCGGCGCCCGCACGATCCGGGAAGAACTGGACGCATTGAAGGTGATGGGTATCAATCCGATCCAGGCGCTCGTCGTCCCCCGAGTCCTCGCGGCGACGACTGTCGCCCTGGCCTTATCGGCGACGGTGATCCTCACCGGTCTGGCAGGTGCCTACATCTTCTGTGTCTACATTCAGCACGTATCCCCTGGCGCGTTCGCGTCCGGAATGACGTTGCTCACCGGATTGGGGGACGTCGTTGTATCTCTCACCAAGGCCACGCTGTTCGGCTTGGCTGCCGGCCTCATTGCCTGTTACAAGGGCGTTTCCGTCGGCGGCGGCCCCGCGGGCGTCGGCAACGCGGTCAACGAGACCGTCGTGTTCACCTTCATGGTGCTGTTCGCGATCAACGTGATCGTGACTGCGGTCGGCATCCAATTCACCGTCTAA
- a CDS encoding MlaE family ABC transporter permease: MTIGIPSRLRPKLTASIEDLAAGWNRVGSQTRFFVRTLAAIPEAVTRYRKELLRLIAQMGLGAGALAVVGGTVAIVGFLTMTTGALVAVQGYNQLASVGFEALTGFASAFFNVRLIVPGTVSVALSATIGAGATAQIGAMRINEEVDALEVIGIKSVTYLASTRVLAGVIVVIPLYCIAVMMAFLAARTGTVVIYGQGSGVYDHYFNTFLNPTDVIWSFMQSVAMTVVIMLVHTYYGYTASGGPAGVGEAVGRAVRTSMVVAAVEIVMISLAVYGQSGNFNLAG, translated from the coding sequence GTGACCATAGGAATTCCAAGCAGACTGCGCCCCAAGCTGACCGCGAGCATCGAGGACCTTGCAGCGGGGTGGAATCGTGTCGGCTCACAAACCCGGTTCTTCGTACGAACTCTCGCCGCCATCCCGGAGGCCGTGACTCGTTACCGCAAGGAGCTGTTGCGCCTGATCGCGCAGATGGGACTCGGCGCCGGCGCACTGGCAGTCGTCGGCGGAACCGTCGCAATCGTGGGCTTCTTGACCATGACCACCGGTGCCCTGGTTGCTGTGCAGGGCTACAACCAGTTGGCCTCAGTCGGTTTCGAAGCGCTGACCGGATTCGCGTCAGCCTTCTTCAACGTCCGCTTGATTGTTCCCGGCACAGTGTCGGTTGCGCTGTCGGCGACCATCGGCGCAGGAGCCACCGCCCAGATCGGCGCCATGCGCATCAACGAGGAAGTCGACGCCCTGGAAGTCATCGGAATCAAATCCGTCACCTATCTCGCGTCAACTCGGGTATTGGCCGGTGTCATTGTCGTGATCCCGCTGTACTGCATCGCGGTGATGATGGCCTTCCTTGCCGCGCGCACCGGAACAGTCGTCATCTACGGGCAAGGATCCGGGGTCTATGACCATTACTTCAACACTTTCCTCAATCCCACCGACGTCATCTGGTCGTTCATGCAGTCGGTAGCGATGACAGTCGTGATCATGCTGGTGCACACCTACTATGGCTATACAGCAAGCGGCGGACCGGCCGGCGTGGGCGAAGCGGTGGGCCGGGCGGTCCGCACATCCATGGTCGTCGCGGCGGTCGAGATCGTGATGATCTCACTGGCCGTCTACGGTCAGTCCGGCAACTTCAATCTGGCTGGCTGA
- a CDS encoding MCE family protein → MKTLRRPRLALAIVLTLTMLAGVVLVVRALDHVGRNEVVAYFENSNALFPGDDVRILGVPVGRVAAVEPQPDGVKVSFWYDSNYKVPADAKAAILSPMLVTGRAIQLTPVYTGGPTLKDGAVIARDRTAVPVEWDEVRTQLKRLTELLAPTKPGGVSTLGAFIDTTADNLRGQGGNIRETIVKLSQAMSIVGDHSSDIFDTFRNLSILVSALRGSSDLLTQLNNNLDSVTAALASDPGKIGNAFVQMNSVIGDVKRFADENSGTIGTSFDKLASISAALNDSLDDIKQTFHIAPSTVQNFDNIYEASNGSFTGALAVNNFANPISFICGAIQAASRLGAEQSSKLCVQYLAPIIKNRQYNFPPIGEDLLVGAQARPNEVTYSEDWMRPDYVPPAAPAAATPDATPMGPSLPAETPPAQQTDPTTGIAGMMAPPAGGGS, encoded by the coding sequence ATGAAAACGCTACGCAGGCCACGACTCGCACTAGCGATCGTGTTGACGTTGACGATGCTCGCCGGTGTCGTGCTGGTCGTACGCGCCCTCGACCATGTTGGTCGCAACGAGGTTGTCGCATATTTCGAGAACAGCAATGCGCTGTTCCCGGGTGATGACGTACGGATCCTTGGCGTACCCGTTGGCCGCGTTGCAGCTGTCGAGCCACAACCCGACGGCGTGAAGGTCTCCTTCTGGTACGACAGCAATTACAAGGTCCCGGCCGACGCAAAAGCCGCCATTTTGTCGCCCATGCTGGTGACCGGTCGGGCCATTCAGCTGACACCGGTCTACACCGGCGGCCCAACCTTGAAAGACGGCGCCGTCATCGCCCGCGACCGCACCGCAGTACCAGTCGAGTGGGATGAGGTACGTACCCAGCTCAAACGCCTCACCGAGTTGCTGGCGCCGACCAAGCCTGGCGGAGTCAGCACTCTTGGCGCCTTCATCGATACCACGGCGGACAATCTCCGCGGTCAAGGCGGCAACATCCGCGAGACCATTGTCAAACTCTCACAAGCGATGTCGATAGTCGGCGACCACAGCAGCGATATCTTCGACACGTTCCGGAATTTGTCGATCCTGGTCTCGGCGCTTCGCGGTAGCAGCGACCTACTGACCCAGCTGAACAACAATCTCGATTCAGTGACCGCCGCACTGGCCAGTGATCCAGGCAAGATCGGTAATGCTTTCGTCCAGATGAATTCGGTCATCGGAGACGTCAAGCGGTTCGCCGACGAGAACAGCGGCACCATCGGAACCTCATTCGACAAGCTCGCCTCCATCAGCGCGGCCCTCAACGACAGCCTCGATGACATCAAGCAGACGTTCCATATTGCTCCCTCAACCGTTCAAAATTTCGACAACATCTACGAGGCGTCGAACGGATCGTTCACCGGAGCACTGGCCGTCAACAACTTCGCCAATCCGATTTCCTTCATTTGCGGCGCCATCCAGGCCGCATCGCGACTAGGGGCCGAACAGTCTTCGAAGTTGTGCGTCCAGTATCTGGCGCCCATCATCAAGAACCGCCAATACAACTTCCCGCCGATCGGTGAGGATCTTCTCGTGGGCGCGCAGGCACGCCCCAACGAGGTGACTTACAGCGAAGATTGGATGCGCCCGGACTACGTGCCGCCGGCGGCCCCGGCGGCGGCAACACCCGATGCCACCCCAATGGGTCCGTCCCTACCCGCCGAGACACCTCCTGCGCAACAGACCGATCCCACAACGGGGATAGCCGGGATGATGGCGCCTCCCGCTGGCGGCGGCTCATGA
- a CDS encoding virulence factor Mce family protein, producing MIARRWCRRVATVTVVLGLVGGSSGCGLKDWQGLNTLPLPGTVGDGPGSFVVTAEMPDVNNIQPNSRVRVGDTTVGHITSIELQGWHALVSMRLNGDVHLPANSTAKIGLTSILGSQHIELSPPTDAAPQGQLHEGSVIPLSHSASFPTVEQTLAAVSMVLNGGGLGQIQDITEAFSTAFRGREQDLRNLIHELDRFATNTNGQTDDIIAATESLNTLAGTFAASQPVLDKALKSVPEALAVLNAERDNLAEAADALGRFADRVVSTVDQTKANLVKELKEIGPVLESLANAGPAMTRALSLILTFPFPNETIEKWQRGDYANMTAIVDLTLSRIDQGLFTGTRWEGDLTELEMQWGRTIGQFPSPYTNGNPLVAPYRFDQGP from the coding sequence ATGATCGCCCGGCGATGGTGCCGCAGAGTGGCTACCGTAACGGTGGTCCTCGGACTCGTCGGCGGCTCGTCCGGCTGCGGTCTCAAAGACTGGCAGGGGCTCAACACACTGCCGCTTCCCGGCACTGTCGGCGACGGCCCCGGATCTTTCGTCGTCACGGCGGAGATGCCGGATGTCAACAATATTCAGCCCAACTCCCGGGTGCGGGTGGGCGATACCACCGTCGGGCACATCACGTCGATCGAACTCCAGGGCTGGCATGCGCTGGTCTCGATGCGCCTCAACGGCGACGTCCATCTGCCCGCTAACTCGACGGCCAAGATCGGACTCACGAGCATCCTGGGTTCGCAGCACATCGAGCTCAGTCCCCCGACCGACGCTGCGCCCCAGGGCCAGTTGCACGAGGGGTCGGTCATTCCACTGTCGCACTCGGCATCGTTTCCGACCGTCGAACAGACTCTGGCGGCCGTCTCGATGGTGCTCAACGGCGGTGGACTCGGCCAAATCCAGGACATCACCGAGGCGTTCAGTACCGCCTTCCGCGGACGTGAACAGGATCTGCGCAACCTGATCCACGAGCTAGACCGGTTCGCCACCAACACCAACGGACAGACCGACGACATCATTGCCGCCACCGAGAGCTTGAACACGCTGGCCGGCACGTTCGCCGCGAGCCAGCCGGTGCTCGACAAGGCACTCAAGTCGGTTCCCGAGGCGCTGGCGGTACTCAATGCCGAGCGCGACAACCTTGCCGAGGCCGCTGATGCCTTGGGACGGTTCGCCGATCGGGTGGTGAGCACCGTAGACCAGACCAAGGCCAATCTGGTCAAGGAGCTCAAAGAGATCGGCCCGGTGCTCGAGTCGTTGGCCAATGCCGGGCCTGCCATGACTCGGGCGCTGAGCCTGATTCTGACTTTCCCCTTCCCCAACGAGACCATCGAGAAGTGGCAGCGCGGGGACTACGCCAACATGACCGCGATCGTCGATCTCACGCTCAGCCGCATCGACCAGGGCCTCTTTACCGGCACCCGCTGGGAGGGCGACCTCACTGAGCTCGAGATGCAATGGGGCCGCACGATCGGTCAGTTCCCCAGCCCATATACCAACGGCAATCCATTGGTCGCGCCGTACCGATTCGATCAGGGGCCATAA
- a CDS encoding MCE family protein, with product MTNQLRSTIWRLAVFLTVCFLGAFALLAVFAQFRFGGGTTYNAQFTNVTGLKSGDFVRIAGVEVGKVEDITINPDATVRVEFSARDSVALTEGTRAVIRYDNVIGGRFLALEEGAGDLKRLQPGATIPVSRTAPALDLDSVIGGFKPLFRALSPEQVNALSGQLDQALQGQGATISSFLDQAAVLTNTLADRDQLISEVVTNLNVVLGTVGGQSAQLDKAVTNLSGLIDGLNARRTDIAHAFTNASAAAATVADLLDQTREPIKTVIHETDRASAIAVADHQYLEKLIDTLPDKYRALSRQGMYGDFFSFYLCDLVLKLNGKGGQPVYVKVAGQDTGRCTPK from the coding sequence GTGACGAACCAACTGAGGAGCACCATATGGCGCCTCGCTGTGTTCCTCACAGTCTGCTTTCTCGGCGCATTCGCCCTCCTAGCTGTCTTTGCCCAATTCCGGTTCGGCGGCGGCACGACCTACAACGCCCAATTCACCAACGTCACCGGGCTGAAGTCTGGCGACTTCGTGCGCATCGCGGGTGTTGAGGTGGGCAAGGTCGAAGACATCACCATCAATCCCGACGCGACCGTTCGCGTCGAGTTCTCCGCCCGCGACTCGGTGGCCCTGACCGAAGGGACCCGCGCAGTGATCCGTTACGACAACGTGATCGGCGGTCGCTTCCTTGCTCTCGAGGAAGGTGCGGGTGACCTGAAGCGTCTGCAGCCGGGCGCGACAATTCCGGTCAGCCGTACTGCGCCCGCACTCGATCTCGATTCGGTGATCGGCGGATTCAAGCCGCTTTTCCGGGCACTGAGCCCCGAGCAAGTAAATGCCTTGAGCGGGCAGCTTGATCAAGCACTCCAGGGACAGGGGGCAACCATCTCCTCTTTTCTCGATCAGGCTGCGGTGCTGACCAACACCCTTGCCGATCGCGATCAATTGATCAGCGAGGTCGTCACCAACCTCAACGTGGTCCTGGGCACGGTCGGTGGGCAGAGCGCGCAACTGGACAAGGCGGTGACCAACCTGTCCGGTTTGATCGATGGACTCAATGCTCGCCGGACCGACATCGCCCACGCTTTCACGAACGCGAGCGCCGCCGCCGCCACGGTAGCCGACCTCCTGGACCAGACACGTGAGCCCATCAAGACAGTCATTCACGAGACCGATCGGGCCTCCGCGATCGCGGTGGCTGACCATCAATACTTGGAGAAGTTGATCGACACGCTGCCGGACAAGTATCGCGCCCTCAGCCGACAAGGCATGTACGGCGACTTCTTCAGCTTCTACCTTTGCGATCTGGTCCTCAAGCTGAATGGCAAAGGCGGCCAGCCTGTTTACGTCAAGGTGGCCGGCCAAGACACCGGGCGGTGCACTCCGAAATGA
- a CDS encoding SDR family oxidoreductase, whose product MSIYSTTALAGKRILITGGGTGLGRGVAARLVAHGAHVHIWGRRENVLAEAVAAISADRPGVAHYQAVNVRDFDAVSAAVEDIWAHYGPLTGLLNNAAANFIAPTTSLSPRAFDAVTSTVMTGSFNTTLAVGRRWIAEGLRGSVLSNLTTWVWSGSAFVVPSAMAKAAVHAMTMSLAVEWGRYGIRLNALAPGPIPTEYAWEMLNPTAESSAGATQAEQIPLGRTGTIEELANLTIFAFSDACDYLTGETIAMDGGQRLAGPNTFAALTSMSENDWVRARERSKSTSAAAKAERTV is encoded by the coding sequence GTGAGCATCTATTCAACGACTGCGCTCGCCGGCAAGCGAATCCTCATCACCGGCGGTGGGACCGGACTGGGTCGCGGCGTCGCTGCCCGGCTGGTGGCACACGGCGCCCACGTGCACATCTGGGGACGGCGGGAGAATGTCCTCGCCGAGGCCGTAGCGGCGATCTCGGCCGATCGTCCCGGCGTCGCGCATTACCAGGCGGTCAATGTCCGCGACTTCGATGCGGTATCCGCTGCTGTAGAGGATATTTGGGCTCACTACGGACCACTGACAGGACTGCTGAACAACGCGGCCGCGAACTTCATCGCCCCCACCACCAGCCTGAGTCCGCGGGCCTTCGACGCAGTCACGTCGACGGTGATGACAGGCTCGTTCAACACTACCCTGGCGGTCGGCAGGCGTTGGATCGCAGAGGGATTACGCGGTTCGGTACTGTCCAACCTCACTACCTGGGTATGGAGTGGATCGGCATTCGTGGTGCCATCGGCGATGGCAAAAGCCGCTGTTCACGCGATGACGATGTCGCTGGCCGTGGAATGGGGCCGCTACGGCATCCGGCTCAATGCCCTTGCACCGGGACCCATTCCGACCGAGTATGCCTGGGAGATGCTCAACCCGACTGCCGAGAGTTCAGCGGGAGCAACTCAGGCCGAACAGATTCCACTCGGGCGCACGGGCACGATCGAGGAACTGGCCAATCTGACGATCTTCGCGTTCTCGGATGCGTGTGACTATCTGACCGGTGAGACCATCGCGATGGATGGTGGACAGCGGCTCGCCGGTCCGAATACGTTCGCCGCGCTGACGTCGATGAGTGAGAACGATTGGGTGCGGGCTCGTGAACGCAGCAAGTCGACCTCGGCGGCAGCAAAGGCCGAGCGCACGGTCTGA
- a CDS encoding MCE family protein yields the protein MHSEMKAFSERNPAVLGAVGAVVIAAIVLAALNWQKVPFLNPGRNYSAYFADAGGLFTGAGVEVSGLPVGKVSSIELDGQQVLVKFRIKGDVRLGDRTAAAIKTKGLLGTKMLDVTPRGDGALSGPIPIDRTTSPYQLPDALGDLTNTISGLDTNQLSASLATMADTFSSTPPDLRNAVAGVARFADTLDKQDAQLRSLLANAAKTTGVLATRTDQIVQLVRQTNSLLVALDEQSAALDQIWRNISAVSRQLKGFIADNQATLKPALEKLNGVLTIVDDRKAKVQDAIKRLNSYAMSLGESVSSGPFFKAYVVNLLPGQFVQPFIDAAFSDLGTDPATLLPSLRTDPQVGQPATPALPVPYPRTGQGGEPNLNLPDAITGKPGDPRYPYREPLPAPPAGGPPPGPPAASPPEIASSPDPIPAPVLVPAPNEQPADGQTGGSR from the coding sequence GTGCACTCCGAAATGAAAGCCTTCTCCGAACGCAATCCTGCCGTCCTCGGCGCCGTCGGCGCCGTCGTCATCGCCGCAATAGTGCTCGCCGCCCTGAACTGGCAGAAAGTTCCGTTCCTCAATCCTGGCCGGAACTACTCCGCCTACTTCGCGGACGCCGGCGGGCTGTTCACCGGAGCCGGAGTGGAAGTCTCCGGACTGCCGGTCGGCAAAGTCTCCAGCATCGAATTGGACGGCCAGCAGGTTCTGGTGAAGTTCCGCATCAAAGGTGATGTGCGCCTTGGCGACCGTACCGCTGCAGCGATCAAGACCAAAGGTCTGCTCGGAACCAAGATGCTCGACGTCACACCGCGGGGCGACGGCGCTCTGTCCGGTCCCATCCCGATCGATCGCACCACGTCGCCGTACCAGCTTCCGGATGCATTGGGCGATCTGACCAACACCATCAGCGGGCTGGACACCAACCAACTCTCGGCGTCGTTGGCAACCATGGCAGACACCTTCTCCAGTACCCCGCCGGATCTGCGTAACGCAGTGGCGGGAGTAGCCCGGTTCGCCGACACCCTGGACAAACAAGATGCCCAGCTACGCAGTCTGCTCGCCAACGCCGCGAAGACAACTGGTGTGCTCGCCACCCGCACCGACCAGATCGTTCAACTCGTCCGGCAGACCAATTCCCTGCTCGTCGCCCTCGATGAACAGAGCGCCGCGTTGGACCAGATCTGGCGAAACATCTCCGCGGTATCTCGCCAACTCAAAGGCTTCATCGCCGACAACCAGGCCACACTCAAGCCGGCCCTGGAGAAACTGAACGGCGTCCTGACCATCGTCGACGACCGTAAGGCCAAAGTGCAGGATGCGATCAAGCGGCTCAACAGCTACGCCATGTCACTGGGCGAATCCGTTTCCTCCGGACCGTTCTTCAAGGCTTATGTGGTCAATCTGTTACCCGGACAGTTCGTACAACCCTTCATTGATGCGGCCTTTTCCGACCTCGGCACCGACCCCGCGACGCTCCTGCCGTCCCTTCGCACCGACCCGCAAGTCGGCCAGCCCGCGACTCCTGCGCTGCCCGTGCCGTACCCGCGCACTGGCCAGGGCGGCGAACCCAACCTGAACCTGCCCGACGCAATAACGGGCAAACCCGGTGATCCCCGATACCCGTATCGAGAGCCGCTTCCCGCGCCGCCGGCTGGCGGTCCGCCACCGGGGCCGCCAGCCGCATCACCGCCCGAGATCGCCTCGAGTCCCGACCCGATACCGGCACCCGTTCTCGTGCCGGCGCCGAACGAACAACCAGCCGACGGTCAGACCGGAGGTAGCCGATGA